One genomic region from Plasmodium chabaudi chabaudi strain AS genome assembly, chromosome: 7 encodes:
- a CDS encoding translation initiation factor IF-3, putative: protein MLSRLLFFLFFTCFLFFLTNFNNDANCFYIPKVHCTKYFYLKDTDDVAGYSDGYERYIQEKKMKQLKMKSENKTVKQLRITPRIGTNDLLIKINSAKQFLLGRHRVKFILTLKGREYTNIENVKKIFNKISEELKPYGNSETMRHSGNIVSQLFNLKAKKKN, encoded by the exons atgtTAAGTAGgttattattctttttgttctttacatgttttttgtttttcttaaCCAATTTTAACAATGATGCCAactgtttttatatacctAAGGTACATTGTaccaaatatttttatttgaaagaTACGGATGATGTAGCAGGTTACTCTGATGGGTATGAGCGATACATTcaa gaaaaaaaaatgaaacaatTAAAGATGAAATCAGAGAACAAGACAGTCAAACAGTTAAGAATAACACCGAG AATTGGGACTAACGATttactaataaaaataaattcagCAAAACAATTCTTACTAGGAAGGCATCGG GTGAAATTCATTTTGACACTAAAAGGAAGAGAATATActaatatagaaaatgtaaaaaaaattttcaacaaAATATCTGAAGAATTAAAACCTTATGGTAATTCAGAGACAATGCGACATAGTGGTAATATAGTTTCGCAATTGTTTAACttaaaagcaaaaaaaaaaaattaa
- a CDS encoding SAYSvFN domain-containing protein, putative, producing MSKKKKNSKNKNVSKYFDPKIITIILLLSCYFCYHIFGVAYIIIVLILIIFLNLDYSKNTNGQSVSAYSVFNKDKRYLIGDLRMNQIENELRHTKPTTYDDSDNFLRYDDIQRNKIYIKGNSKYNNKLCTCGSNKKFKKCCGRIKNDSSDY from the coding sequence atgtcaaaaaaaaaaaagaattcaaaaaataaaaatgtttcgaaatattttgatccaaaaattattacaatCATCTTGCTACTTTCTTGTTACTTTTGTTACCATATATTTGGCGTTgcgtatataataattgttttaattCTTATCATATTTCTAAATCTAGATTAtagtaaaaatacaaatggCCAATCCGTAAGTGCTTACTCGGTATTCAACAAAGATAAAAGATATTTAATTGGTGACTTACGAATGAATcaaattgaaaatgaatTGAGACATACCAAACCTACTACTTATGATGATAGTGATAACTTTTTAAGATACGATGATATTCaaagaaacaaaatatatataaaaggaaattctaagtataataataaattatgtacTTGTGGgtctaataaaaaatttaagaaaTGTTGTGGCCGAATAAAGAATGACTCATCCGACTATTGA
- a CDS encoding ankyrin-repeat protein, putative: MISVTLTNDYVYDKLSDLGLCAFTGNMKRLKKLLKKNGINTKFANDSSLLHICSHNDNPNMFYFLLSKGCDYTHINGNGDTCLHMIVLNNNISCLEILCRYDIKDIINIKNKDGDTALHIAIKNGFYECFFLLIKKGADTDIKDYFDMDSYELIDLYEKKEKLYDGYSSTYANMFNLLVSMRRCK, from the exons ATGATATCTGTGACGCTAACAAATGACTATGTTTATGATAAGTTGTCTGATCTAGGCTTGTGTGCTTTCACAG gAAACATGAAAAGgttgaaaaaattactaaaaaaaaatggcatAAATACCAAGTTTGCA aATGATAGTAGCTTGCTGCATATATGCTCACATAACGACAACccaaatatgttttattttttattaagtaAAGGATGTGATTATACACATATTAAT GGGAATGGAGATACATGCTTACACATGATTGTCTTAAACAACAACATATCATGTCTCGAAATTCTTTGCAGATATGATATCAAAGATATtatcaatataaaaaataag GATGGAGATACGGCCCTACATATCGCCATTAAAAATGGATTTTAtgaatgtttttttttattaattaaaaaaggggCAGATACTGATATAAAAGATTAT TTTGATATGGATTCTTATGAACTAATAGATTtatacgaaaaaaaagaaaaattatacgaTGGTTATTCTAGCACATATGCtaatatgtttaatttattagtaAGTATGAGACGATgcaaatag